A single Mangrovimonas sp. YM274 DNA region contains:
- the msrA gene encoding peptide-methionine (S)-S-oxide reductase MsrA — protein sequence MKSISSFIIALLFFSCNNHAQVTPKQQALMNVEPIEVPLENGLARAYFASGCFWCAEAIYESVKGVEEAISGYSGGHSENPTYEDSNTGRTGHAEAIEVIYDPKVVDFATLVDVYFNSQDPTQFNGQGPDKGSQYRSIIFYQNEEQKQIAIVKKATWAKKLNTEIAAEIMPFQKFWEAEAYHQDFEKRNPNHPYIKNVSQRRLENFKRSCPMLIKNEDE from the coding sequence ATGAAATCTATCAGCTCCTTTATCATTGCCCTTCTATTTTTCAGTTGCAACAACCACGCACAGGTAACCCCGAAACAACAAGCCTTAATGAATGTCGAACCAATTGAAGTTCCTTTGGAAAATGGTTTGGCCCGCGCCTATTTTGCCAGTGGATGCTTTTGGTGTGCCGAAGCCATTTACGAAAGTGTAAAAGGTGTGGAAGAAGCCATTTCTGGGTATTCCGGAGGCCACTCAGAAAACCCTACGTATGAAGACAGCAACACAGGACGCACAGGTCATGCTGAAGCCATTGAAGTGATTTACGATCCAAAAGTGGTGGATTTTGCCACCTTGGTGGATGTCTATTTCAACTCCCAAGACCCCACTCAATTCAACGGACAAGGTCCTGACAAGGGCAGCCAATACCGCTCCATTATTTTTTACCAAAATGAAGAACAGAAGCAAATAGCTATTGTCAAAAAAGCAACTTGGGCTAAAAAACTAAATACTGAAATCGCTGCTGAAATCATGCCGTTCCAAAAATTTTGGGAAGCCGAAGCCTATCATCAGGATTTTGAAAAGCGTAACCCCAATCACCCTTACATCAAAAATGTCTCCCAACGACGTTTGGAAAATTTCAAGCGCAGCTGCCCTATGCTCATCAAAAATGAGGATGAATAA
- a CDS encoding Nramp family divalent metal transporter produces MSFDFKKLGPGLLFAGAAIGVSHLVQSTRAGADYGFGLVWALLLVNVFKYPFFQFGPRYAMATGESLLDGYKKLGKGVLVAYILVTLASMFTIQTAVTIVSAGLARNLFGDTISLEMWTVIILMVCVIILLKGKYSFLDKIMKVIVITLTVSTLIAVGVALTNYSEPISFLQILPKNHLEISFLIAFMGWMPAPLDISIWHSLWTIEKNKQVEGLNVKSSLFDFNIGFTGAIIIGLGFLTLGALVMHQSDISFSSKAGEFSNQLISMYAKNLGAWTYPIIGIAAFTTMFSTTLTTMDASPRSMAHSLQLLFTKKHSKGYLLWILILLSGTIIIFLFLASEMGLLVQIATILSFLTAPFFAIANYILICSKHTPKEWRPSIAIHIWSVLGIVFLIGFSAWYLSSI; encoded by the coding sequence ATGTCCTTTGATTTTAAAAAGCTAGGTCCCGGATTACTGTTTGCTGGTGCAGCAATAGGCGTATCCCATCTCGTACAGTCTACTAGAGCGGGTGCCGATTATGGTTTTGGACTTGTTTGGGCCCTACTTTTGGTAAATGTATTCAAATACCCCTTTTTCCAATTTGGCCCTCGATATGCCATGGCTACCGGAGAAAGTCTTTTGGATGGCTATAAAAAGCTGGGAAAAGGTGTACTCGTAGCATATATCCTAGTAACATTGGCTTCTATGTTTACTATCCAAACAGCTGTTACTATAGTAAGCGCCGGATTGGCTCGCAACCTCTTTGGCGACACTATTTCATTAGAAATGTGGACGGTAATCATACTAATGGTTTGTGTTATCATTTTATTAAAAGGGAAATATAGCTTTCTAGACAAAATCATGAAAGTTATTGTCATTACCCTAACTGTTAGCACCCTCATTGCCGTTGGCGTTGCACTTACAAATTACTCAGAACCAATTTCCTTTTTGCAGATCCTTCCAAAAAACCATTTAGAGATTAGCTTTTTAATAGCCTTTATGGGCTGGATGCCCGCACCGCTCGATATTTCTATTTGGCATTCCTTATGGACCATTGAAAAAAACAAACAAGTTGAGGGACTTAACGTAAAATCTTCACTATTCGATTTCAACATTGGTTTTACAGGAGCAATTATCATTGGGTTGGGATTTTTAACTTTGGGAGCATTAGTAATGCACCAAAGCGATATATCCTTTAGCTCTAAGGCCGGAGAGTTTTCAAACCAATTGATTTCTATGTACGCTAAAAATTTAGGTGCATGGACCTATCCCATCATAGGCATTGCTGCTTTCACCACTATGTTCAGCACCACCCTCACGACCATGGATGCCTCACCGCGATCCATGGCGCACAGCTTACAATTGCTTTTCACAAAAAAGCATTCAAAAGGATATCTTTTGTGGATATTAATTCTTCTATCTGGAACCATCATAATATTCCTTTTTTTAGCGTCAGAAATGGGACTACTTGTTCAAATTGCCACCATACTGTCCTTTTTAACAGCGCCTTTTTTTGCTATTGCCAATTACATCCTTATTTGTAGCAAACACACGCCTAAAGAATGGCGCCCTTCAATCGCAATTCATATTTGGAGCGTATTGGGAATTGTTTTTCTCATTGGTTTTAGCGCGTGGTATCTTAGTAGCATATAG
- a CDS encoding Nif3-like dinuclear metal center hexameric protein, which yields MLIKDVIAHLEDLAPTAYAEDFDNVGLLVGDKNTPLKGVLVTLDTLEAVVDEAIEHNCNLIVSFHPIIFKGLKKLNGNSYVERVVIKAIQHNIAIYAIHTALDNALQGVNDIICNQLELNSKEILIPQKSTIKKLTTYVPTESAVQLREALFAAGAGSIGNYDQCSFNTEGTGTFKGNASSNPTKGKKETLHYEPETQVSVTFQKHHESGILEALFSAHPYEEVAYEVQTLDNTNQTIGIGMVGELDKEMKPETFLNYVKGKMNVSVIRHTELPNNPIKKVAVLGGSGSFAIGAAKAAKADILITSDLKYHDFFSAENQIILADIGHYESEQHTKTFLADYLSKKITNFAVVLSMTNTNPVKYL from the coding sequence ATGCTTATAAAAGATGTCATTGCGCATTTAGAAGATTTGGCCCCAACGGCCTATGCAGAAGATTTTGACAATGTAGGCCTTTTGGTAGGAGATAAAAACACTCCGCTAAAAGGTGTTTTGGTAACTTTGGACACCTTGGAAGCCGTGGTTGATGAAGCCATAGAGCACAACTGCAATCTTATTGTGAGCTTCCACCCCATCATTTTTAAAGGCTTAAAAAAATTAAACGGTAACAGTTACGTAGAGCGAGTGGTGATTAAAGCCATTCAACATAACATTGCCATTTATGCCATCCATACGGCATTAGACAATGCTCTACAGGGCGTTAACGATATTATCTGTAATCAATTAGAACTGAATTCCAAAGAAATATTGATTCCGCAAAAAAGCACCATAAAAAAACTGACCACCTATGTTCCTACGGAATCTGCTGTTCAGTTACGCGAAGCTCTATTTGCTGCAGGAGCTGGCAGTATAGGTAATTACGATCAATGTAGTTTTAATACGGAAGGAACCGGAACCTTTAAAGGAAATGCCTCCTCCAATCCTACCAAAGGTAAAAAGGAAACATTGCATTATGAACCAGAAACCCAAGTTTCAGTAACCTTTCAAAAACATCACGAATCTGGCATTCTAGAGGCTCTTTTTTCTGCTCATCCGTATGAGGAAGTCGCCTATGAAGTGCAAACTTTGGACAACACCAACCAAACCATAGGCATTGGAATGGTTGGGGAATTGGACAAAGAAATGAAACCTGAGACCTTTTTAAATTACGTAAAGGGAAAAATGAACGTTTCGGTAATTAGGCATACCGAACTACCAAATAACCCCATCAAAAAGGTCGCTGTTTTGGGTGGTTCTGGCAGCTTTGCCATTGGTGCGGCAAAAGCAGCAAAAGCCGACATCCTAATTACTTCAGATTTAAAATATCATGACTTCTTTTCCGCCGAAAACCAAATTATTTTAGCAGATATAGGACATTACGAAAGCGAACAGCACACAAAAACATTTTTAGCAGACTATCTATCAAAAAAAATTACTAATTTTGCAGTCGTTTTATCGATGACAAATACCAATCCAGTAAAGTATTTATAA
- the lipA gene encoding lipoyl synthase yields MNTETASNTVTERQAKPKWLRVKLPTGKKYTELRGLVDKYKLNTICTSGSCPNMGECWGEGTATFMILGNICTRSCGFCGVKTGRPETLDWDEPEKVARSIKLMNIKHAVLTSVDRDDIKDMGSIMWAETVKAVRRMNPETTLETLIPDFQGIEQHIDRIIEVAPEVVSHNIETVRRLTREVRIQAKYDRSLGVLKYLKAQGQRRTKSGIMLGLGETREEVIETLHDLKANDVDVVTIGQYLQPSKKHLPVQEFITPEQFKEYETIGLELGFRHVESSALVRSSYHAQKHIH; encoded by the coding sequence ATGAACACAGAAACTGCTTCAAACACGGTAACAGAAAGACAGGCTAAACCAAAATGGTTACGAGTTAAATTGCCTACCGGGAAAAAGTATACGGAACTTAGGGGCTTGGTAGACAAGTACAAGTTGAATACCATTTGTACTTCGGGAAGCTGTCCAAACATGGGTGAATGTTGGGGAGAAGGTACCGCTACCTTTATGATTTTAGGAAATATCTGTACCCGTTCCTGTGGATTTTGTGGTGTAAAAACGGGCCGTCCAGAAACTTTGGATTGGGACGAACCAGAAAAAGTGGCACGTTCTATAAAATTGATGAACATCAAGCACGCTGTATTAACCAGTGTAGATCGTGACGATATCAAGGACATGGGAAGCATCATGTGGGCAGAAACAGTAAAAGCAGTTCGCCGTATGAACCCAGAAACGACCTTGGAAACCTTGATTCCAGACTTTCAAGGCATCGAACAACACATTGACCGAATCATTGAAGTAGCTCCGGAAGTTGTATCCCATAATATTGAAACGGTAAGACGCCTTACCCGAGAAGTGCGTATCCAAGCGAAATACGACCGCAGCCTAGGTGTGTTGAAATATTTGAAAGCACAAGGACAACGTCGTACCAAATCCGGAATCATGTTAGGTCTTGGAGAAACTAGAGAAGAAGTCATCGAAACCCTTCATGATCTAAAGGCCAATGATGTAGATGTTGTTACAATTGGTCAATATTTGCAACCAAGTAAAAAACACCTTCCTGTTCAAGAATTTATCACTCCTGAACAGTTTAAAGAATATGAAACTATAGGCTTAGAATTAGGCTTTAGACATGTTGAAAGTAGTGCTTTGGTAAGATCTTCTTACCATGCGCAAAAACACATTCACTAG
- a CDS encoding zinc ribbon domain-containing protein: MAKKVEASVEERLRALYDLQLIDSRVDEIRNLRGELPLEVRDLEDEVEGLNTRLEKLGSNLEMIDEEIKGKKNLIEEAKALIKKYSEQQKNVRNNREYNSLTKEIEFQELEIQLAEKHIKEFKAQIEQKKEIIAETKDRLKDRQTHLKHKRSELDAILAETEKEEQALLQKSEEYQEQIDARLVKAYLRIRSNVKNGLAVVPIERGASGGSFFTIPPQIQVEIASRKKVITDEHSGRILVDAQLADEQREKMEKLFSKL, translated from the coding sequence ATGGCAAAAAAAGTTGAAGCTTCTGTTGAAGAACGATTAAGAGCGTTATACGATTTACAATTAATCGATTCCAGAGTAGACGAGATCAGAAACTTAAGAGGCGAGCTTCCTTTGGAGGTAAGAGACCTTGAAGATGAAGTAGAAGGATTAAATACAAGACTTGAAAAATTAGGTTCAAATCTTGAAATGATTGATGAGGAAATCAAAGGGAAGAAAAATTTAATTGAAGAAGCCAAAGCTTTGATTAAAAAATACAGTGAGCAACAAAAAAATGTTAGAAATAACAGAGAGTATAACTCATTGACTAAAGAAATAGAGTTTCAGGAATTAGAAATTCAATTGGCCGAAAAACATATTAAAGAGTTCAAGGCACAAATTGAGCAGAAAAAAGAAATCATTGCTGAAACCAAAGATCGTCTTAAAGACCGTCAAACCCACCTTAAGCACAAACGCAGTGAGTTGGACGCTATTTTAGCCGAGACTGAAAAAGAGGAACAAGCTTTGCTTCAGAAATCAGAAGAATACCAAGAGCAGATTGATGCTAGATTGGTAAAAGCTTACCTTAGAATCCGTAGCAATGTGAAGAATGGATTAGCAGTTGTGCCAATTGAAAGAGGTGCTTCAGGAGGTTCTTTCTTTACTATTCCACCACAAATTCAAGTAGAAATTGCTTCTCGTAAAAAAGTAATTACAGATGAACACAGTGGACGTATTTTGGTAGATGCGCAGTTAGCCGATGAACAAAGAGAGAAAATGGAAAAATTGTTCTCTAAGCTTTAA
- the gap gene encoding type I glyceraldehyde-3-phosphate dehydrogenase encodes MIRIAINGFGRIGRRVFRLIQSHPNLTVVAINDLANAHTLSHLLKYDSIHGVLPHKVTWDDKHIIVDDQTIPLLNCPHPKEIDWSPYKVDFTIEASGKFKTTEDLEWHLNNGADRVILSVPPLDDSIKTIVMGVNDHLLEGTEKIISNASCTTNNAAPMISVIKKLCGVEQAYITTVHSYTTDQSLHDQPHKDLRRARAAGQSIVPTTTGAAKALTKIFPDLSNVIGGCGIRVPVANGSLTDITFNVKNTVSIEDINQAFKKASETDLKGILEYTEDPIVSIDIVGNTHSCIFDSQMTSVIGNMVKIVGWYDNETGYSSRILDLICNLSDKS; translated from the coding sequence ATGATTAGGATTGCCATTAATGGGTTTGGCCGAATTGGCCGACGTGTTTTCAGACTCATACAATCCCATCCCAATCTTACTGTTGTTGCTATAAATGATTTGGCCAATGCGCACACCTTAAGCCACTTGTTGAAATACGACAGTATTCATGGTGTTTTACCACATAAGGTCACTTGGGATGACAAGCATATTATTGTAGATGATCAAACAATTCCTTTACTTAATTGCCCTCACCCTAAAGAAATTGATTGGAGTCCTTACAAAGTAGATTTTACCATTGAAGCTAGCGGAAAATTTAAAACAACTGAAGATTTAGAATGGCATTTAAATAATGGAGCAGATCGCGTGATTTTATCAGTGCCGCCTTTAGATGACAGCATCAAAACTATCGTTATGGGCGTCAATGACCATTTATTAGAAGGTACCGAGAAAATAATTTCCAACGCCTCCTGCACCACAAACAATGCAGCTCCAATGATATCTGTAATAAAAAAACTCTGCGGTGTGGAACAAGCATACATTACTACGGTTCACTCTTACACCACAGATCAAAGCCTGCATGATCAACCCCATAAAGATTTAAGAAGAGCTAGGGCTGCAGGGCAATCTATTGTACCCACTACCACTGGTGCTGCCAAGGCCTTAACTAAAATATTCCCTGATTTATCAAATGTAATTGGAGGGTGCGGTATTAGGGTTCCAGTTGCCAATGGTTCCTTGACCGATATCACCTTTAATGTAAAAAATACCGTATCTATTGAAGATATTAATCAGGCTTTCAAGAAAGCTTCCGAGACGGACTTAAAAGGCATTTTAGAATACACAGAAGACCCTATTGTTTCTATTGATATTGTAGGAAATACCCACAGTTGCATCTTTGATTCCCAAATGACTTCAGTGATAGGAAACATGGTTAAAATTGTTGGTTGGTACGACAATGAAACCGGATATTCTTCAAGAATTTTAGATTTAATTTGCAATTTATCGGACAAATCATGA
- a CDS encoding RNA polymerase sigma factor, with protein MEIKEAIEKAKQNDQMAFNFLLDTFWNDVYGFQLKRTENENDAEDISIQTFSKAFDKIDTYNDNYVFKTWLIAISKNIHIDLLRKRKSSITSTTPHDDDHEFYNIVDESPSPEDKLITEQNLAKLLRDIKKLKPHYQEIINLRYFQELSYKEISEQLQEPINNVKVKLLRAKKLLAEIITKK; from the coding sequence CCAAACAAAATGACCAAATGGCATTCAATTTCTTGTTGGACACTTTTTGGAATGATGTTTACGGCTTTCAATTAAAACGTACCGAGAATGAAAACGATGCTGAGGATATCAGTATTCAGACATTTTCAAAAGCTTTCGACAAAATAGATACGTATAATGATAACTATGTATTCAAAACATGGTTAATCGCCATTTCCAAGAACATTCATATCGATTTGTTGCGCAAGCGAAAATCATCCATTACAAGCACCACTCCCCACGATGATGATCATGAGTTTTATAATATTGTGGACGAATCCCCTTCTCCAGAAGACAAACTCATCACCGAACAGAATTTAGCCAAACTTTTAAGGGATATAAAAAAGCTAAAGCCCCATTATCAAGAGATTATCAACCTTAGATATTTTCAAGAGCTGAGCTACAAAGAAATTTCAGAGCAACTCCAAGAGCCCATCAATAATGTTAAAGTAAAACTTCTAAGGGCTAAAAAACTATTGGCAGAAATCATCACCAAAAAATAA
- the lpxK gene encoding tetraacyldisaccharide 4'-kinase has product MYLLRKLLLPIVPVYYVVTWMRNKLYDVGVFKSTEYNFPVIAVGNLSVGGTGKTPMIEYLVRLLKEDRTLATLSRGYRRQTKGFLLANDETTVEDIGDEPFQFHSKFEDLLVCVDEDRRHGIAELRKLKSAPEIILLDDAFQHRKVKAGFYVLLTSYSKLYANDILLPTGDLREPRSGAKRADVIVVTKCPNNLDEVEKTEIIKQLNPREGQEVFFSSIDYSSVLKGQKGDMSLDLLKGRKFTLVTGIANPKPFLQYLESFKLDFKHLNFKDHHDFSESEIAMLKNEELIITTEKDYMRLSPHFKHQDNLFYLPIEVKLDRAELFNSKVKTFVNQF; this is encoded by the coding sequence ATGTACTTACTTCGGAAGCTTTTATTGCCGATTGTTCCTGTTTATTATGTGGTCACTTGGATGCGAAATAAATTATATGATGTTGGTGTTTTTAAGTCAACGGAATACAATTTTCCTGTAATCGCAGTTGGTAATTTGAGTGTAGGGGGAACCGGTAAAACGCCAATGATTGAATATTTAGTGAGGTTATTGAAGGAAGATCGAACTCTAGCAACTTTGAGTAGGGGCTATAGGAGGCAAACCAAAGGGTTTCTTTTGGCCAATGACGAAACAACAGTGGAGGATATTGGCGATGAACCTTTTCAGTTTCATTCTAAGTTTGAAGATCTTTTGGTGTGTGTCGATGAGGACAGGCGTCATGGTATTGCCGAATTACGCAAATTGAAAAGTGCTCCTGAAATTATCCTTTTGGACGATGCTTTTCAGCATCGAAAAGTTAAGGCAGGATTTTATGTGTTGTTGACTTCGTATTCCAAATTATACGCGAATGATATATTGTTGCCTACAGGCGATTTAAGAGAGCCACGATCTGGTGCCAAACGTGCGGATGTGATTGTTGTTACCAAATGCCCAAACAATTTGGATGAAGTTGAAAAAACAGAAATTATCAAGCAATTGAATCCAAGGGAAGGTCAAGAGGTGTTTTTTAGTTCCATTGATTATTCTAGTGTACTTAAAGGTCAAAAAGGAGACATGTCTCTTGATTTGTTGAAGGGGAGAAAGTTTACCTTGGTAACTGGGATTGCCAATCCTAAGCCTTTCTTGCAGTATTTAGAATCCTTTAAATTGGATTTTAAGCATTTAAATTTTAAAGATCATCACGATTTTTCAGAAAGTGAGATTGCTATGTTGAAAAACGAAGAATTGATCATCACTACCGAAAAGGATTATATGCGGCTATCTCCACATTTCAAACATCAAGATAACCTGTTCTATTTACCCATAGAAGTAAAGTTGGATCGAGCAGAATTGTTCAATTCAAAAGTGAAAACCTTCGTCAACCAATTTTAA
- a CDS encoding ATP-binding protein, with protein MSQIKYFFFIFGFSFWLQLGAQNNADDLDLLQMRIENHITHASLNSSRGDYYSARENLTKALEIAKTVGNKKSQGIIHTKIAKLQYTIEEPQEAMVSLTKAAKIQREIEDYANLAITYNVWGIISYSSKEYQTALDYFNSAKTKFEEEDLEEYIPEVCLNEAKVYIKLEDYKQAKAQLEKAIVLAKKYNQSNILSSALINSGKVLQKLGNTDSALSATNDGLKIAQQNKLIESLNESYLTLSDIYQSEENYKLANEFLVKHIKLSDSILDIKRENLSPERRTQFISEYKDAENQQLKAEMEQKNADSNLTKITTILSIALITILSLLTLSLYKNNNIRLKTNNMLHKKNDELVLAKEKAELASKTKANFLSTVTHELRTPLYAVTGLTNMLLEEHPKPEQIPHLKSLKFSGDYLLTFINDILQINKIEANKVDLDPEIFDLKKKVGNVISALNNSAMDNNITMHFEYDKALPRTFEADQLKISQILINLIGNAIKFTKDGDIWVRVTKINEKDGTFNVRFEVEDNGIGITKEKQEHMFESFSQGSIQINRKYGGTGLGLSIVKGLIEILKGKIYLKSELGKGSTFIFEVPMAYAEKLETIAKPNYSNNINQLDLSNVKILVVEDNKINQMITKKILNKMNLHCDVVDNGEDAVERVKEVRYSVVLMDIHMPGISGLEATKIIRTFDKELTIFALTAVTLEDKMHEFDEAGFNDIISKPFKQEDFEKKLFNALSNQNQASTI; from the coding sequence ATGTCCCAAATTAAGTACTTCTTCTTCATTTTTGGCTTCAGTTTTTGGCTTCAGTTAGGAGCTCAAAACAACGCCGATGATCTTGATTTATTACAAATGCGCATTGAAAATCATATCACCCACGCATCTTTAAACAGTAGCCGTGGAGATTACTATAGCGCAAGGGAAAACCTTACAAAAGCTTTGGAGATTGCCAAAACCGTTGGCAATAAAAAAAGTCAAGGTATTATCCATACCAAGATTGCCAAACTGCAATATACTATTGAAGAACCTCAAGAAGCCATGGTATCTCTTACCAAAGCAGCCAAAATACAACGCGAAATTGAGGACTACGCTAATTTGGCCATTACATACAATGTTTGGGGAATTATCTCCTACAGTTCAAAAGAGTATCAAACTGCCCTTGACTATTTCAACTCCGCAAAAACAAAGTTTGAAGAAGAAGATTTAGAAGAGTACATACCAGAAGTTTGCCTTAACGAGGCAAAGGTCTACATTAAATTGGAAGACTACAAGCAGGCTAAAGCCCAATTGGAAAAGGCCATTGTTCTCGCCAAAAAATATAACCAAAGTAATATTTTAAGTAGCGCCCTTATCAATAGTGGAAAAGTACTTCAAAAACTTGGAAACACCGATTCAGCACTTTCTGCTACCAACGACGGATTGAAGATTGCCCAACAAAACAAGCTAATTGAAAGTTTAAACGAAAGTTACCTTACCCTAAGCGACATTTACCAATCTGAAGAGAATTATAAACTTGCCAATGAATTTCTTGTAAAGCACATAAAACTATCTGATTCTATTTTAGATATCAAACGAGAAAACTTATCGCCCGAAAGACGGACACAATTTATTAGTGAATATAAGGATGCAGAAAACCAGCAACTGAAAGCTGAAATGGAGCAAAAGAATGCCGACAGCAATCTCACCAAAATAACTACCATCTTGAGTATTGCCCTTATCACCATTCTTTCGTTACTAACCCTTTCACTGTACAAAAACAACAATATTAGGCTTAAGACCAACAACATGCTTCACAAAAAGAATGACGAGTTGGTTTTAGCCAAAGAGAAGGCCGAACTAGCTTCCAAAACAAAAGCCAATTTCCTTTCCACGGTAACCCATGAGCTAAGAACCCCTTTGTATGCCGTTACCGGATTGACCAATATGCTCTTGGAAGAACACCCTAAACCAGAACAAATACCTCATCTAAAATCGTTGAAATTTTCTGGAGACTATCTTTTAACCTTCATCAACGACATTCTACAGATCAATAAAATTGAAGCCAACAAAGTAGATCTAGATCCCGAAATTTTTGATCTGAAAAAGAAAGTTGGCAATGTTATTTCCGCCCTTAACAATTCCGCGATGGACAATAACATAACCATGCATTTTGAATACGACAAAGCCCTTCCCCGAACCTTTGAGGCCGACCAATTGAAAATTTCCCAAATTTTAATCAACCTCATCGGAAACGCCATTAAGTTTACAAAGGATGGAGACATTTGGGTTCGTGTTACAAAAATCAATGAAAAGGACGGCACCTTTAATGTTCGATTTGAGGTTGAGGATAACGGAATAGGAATCACCAAAGAAAAACAGGAGCACATGTTTGAGAGTTTCTCCCAAGGCTCCATTCAAATTAACCGTAAGTACGGAGGAACTGGACTTGGACTCTCGATTGTTAAAGGACTTATCGAAATTCTTAAAGGAAAAATATACCTAAAGAGTGAATTAGGAAAAGGATCGACCTTCATTTTTGAAGTACCAATGGCTTATGCTGAAAAGCTGGAGACCATCGCAAAACCAAACTATTCAAATAACATCAACCAATTGGATTTAAGCAACGTCAAAATTTTGGTAGTTGAAGACAACAAAATCAACCAAATGATTACCAAAAAAATCTTAAACAAGATGAACCTTCATTGTGATGTGGTTGACAACGGTGAAGACGCTGTTGAAAGAGTAAAAGAAGTACGCTACAGTGTGGTATTAATGGACATTCACATGCCAGGAATCAGCGGATTGGAAGCTACCAAAATCATTAGAACTTTTGACAAAGAGCTGACCATATTTGCCCTTACTGCGGTAACCTTGGAAGACAAAATGCATGAGTTTGACGAAGCAGGCTTCAACGATATTATCTCAAAACCGTTTAAGCAGGAAGATTTTGAAAAGAAACTATTCAATGCCCTAAGCAACCAGAATCAGGCTTCTACCATTTAA